One region of Scophthalmus maximus strain ysfricsl-2021 chromosome 15, ASM2237912v1, whole genome shotgun sequence genomic DNA includes:
- the zpcx gene encoding zona pellucida protein C isoform X2 yields the protein MGPVGIVLCIFFGHFVSVHSFPGFFDPPVPFPLERNFDFPPYHSIFSSWPAGSPDFHVLAELPPFTHVPGVQVFCDESQLSVLVDKRADGAALTAEDVQLGDGCYSNGERPHQYVFTYSVDECGTSHSFQNGLMMFTNNVHLNLKKPLSTWWQTPSTVQISCIPQRALARPRFSGSVAPAENGKSFSIKAMKPSWTSAAESNVYKRGQAINLQVSAETGPERQLFIQSCSVSASPEPQSKPRRVVIMNKGCTAPLGSPHPVVQFVASRRGNVVNFALNTSYLISELYIHCSVHISDQGVNSGSKSCNYDIIQSRWEDLNGAVEVCECCSSKCEVPSVRHLPDDGRATVSTGPLVIVDKDIEMRSEPAVSEQQETRPASVIDSMLSDAPVTEDTIVSGASRSRSEFSSAPHGVVVVSRDPVARLTLWLPGKVQDTEHSNNIGSMSEDSLTVQLKANDVISNEFPDPQPSTSQMKPPTNEVEGQTINELKNDASLWDLNVPAMVDGWLIPGPPRQKGFGRSGVISTDVAQVDVPLPAEMAANDLNRIDFNQMGDELAQMQADAAVTTQGGTGDVQPVVRSKLQFSKGMDGTQTVSYEEEVVKQQEGKGAARRCGMDLLKRKLEPRQKGLRSAFLDLLRRMDKAE from the exons ATGGGGCCCGTGGGGATAgttctttgcattttttttggacattttgtctCCGTTCACTCTTTTCCGGGATTCTTCGACCCCCCGGTGCCTTTTCCTCTCGAGAGAAACTTTGATTTCCCGCCGTATCACAGCATCTTCAGCTCCTGGCCGGCGGGCAGCCCCGACTTCCACGTGCTCGCCGAGTTGCCTCCCTTCACCCACGTTCCCGGAGTGCAGGTGTTCTGCGATGAATCCCAGCTCTCCGTGCTGGTCGATAAGAGAGCCGACGGCGCCGCGCTGACCGCTGAGGACGTACAGTTGGGCGATGGCTGCTATAGCAACGGCGAGCGACCGCACCAATATGTCTTCACGTACAGTGTGGACGAGTGTGGGACTTCACATTCG TTCCAAAATGGCCTGATGATGTTCACTAACAATGTCCACTTGAACCTCAAAAAACCTCTTTCCACCTGGTGGCAAACTCCTTCCACAGTGCAAATCTCCTGCATCCCACAGAG GGCTCTCGCTCGTCCACGCTTCTCTGGCTCGGTGGCACCTGCCGAGAAC GGCAAGAGCTTCAGTATCAAAGCCATGAAGC CGTCCTGGACAAGTGCCGCAGAGTCGAATGTGTACAAGAGAGGGCAGGCGATCAACCTCCAGGTTTCTGCCGAGACTGGGCCCGAGCGGCAGCTTTTCATCCAGTCCTGCTCCGTCTCCGCGTCCCCCGAGCCTCAGAGTAAACCTCGACGCGTGGTCATAATGAACAAAGG GTGCACCGCCCCTTTGGGTTCTCCTCATCCAGTCGTGCAGTTCGTGGCCTCCCGCAGAGGGAATGTGGTTAATTTTGCCCTGAACACGTCTTATCTCATTTCTGAG CTTTACATCCACTGTAGTGTGCACATCTCTGACCAGGGTGTCAATTCTGGCTCCAAATCCTGCAACTACGACATAATCCAGTCAAG atGGGAAGACCTCAATGGAGCTGTTGAGGTCTGCGAGTGCTGTAGCTCAAAGTGTGAAGTGCCATCAGTCCGACACCTTCCTGATG ATGGCAGGGCTACAGTCAGCACTGGCCCGTTGGTGATTGTGGACAAGGACATTGAGATGAGGTCTGAGCCGGCTGTGTCTGAACAACAAGAAACCCGTCCTGCCTCCGTTATCGACTCCATGCTGTCTGATGCCCCAGTGACAGAGGACACTATTGTGTCTGGCGCTTCTCGATCAAGAAGCGAGTTCTCCTCTGCCCCACACGGTGTAGTGGTTGTGAGCCGGGACCCAGTTGCCAGACTGACGCTTTGGCTTCCTGGAAAGGTTCAGGATACTGAGCACAGCAACAATATTGGTTCCATGTCTGAAGACAGTCTGACAGTTCAGTTAAAGGCTAACGACGTCATATCAAATGAGTTTCCTGATCCACAACCTTCAACATCTCAAATGAAACCACCCACAAATGAGGTCGAAGGTCAAACCATAAATGAACTAAAAAACGATGCCTCATTGTGGGATCTGAATGTTCCTGCAATGGTCGATGGATGGCTGATTCCAGGACCTCCGAGACAAAAGGGGTTTGGAAGATCTGGAGTAATCAGCACAGACGTTGCACAAGTCGACGTCCCTCTGCCAGCTGAGATGGCTGCAAATGACCTGAACCGGATCGACTTCAACCAGATGGGAGATGAGCTGGCTCAAATGCAGGCGGACGCAGCCGTGACAACACAAGGAGGAACAGGTGACGTCCAACCAGTAGTTCGCTCAAAACTCCAGTTCTCCAAAGGCATGGATGGGACGCAGACGGTGAGTTATGAGGAGGAAGTGGTGAAGCAGCAAGAGGGAAAAGGTGCGGCCAGAAGATGTGGAATGGATTTGCTTAAAAGAAAACTGGAGCCCAGGCAGAAGGGGCTGCGCTCAGCTTTTCTGGATTTGTTGAG GAGGATGGACAAGGCAGAATAA
- the tmem54a gene encoding transmembrane protein 54a isoform X2 translates to MVYFGVCCASLKDNKALMKMGLGLVLVGHVNFLLGALVHGAVLRHINVHSQARTMVYATSNVLAIVAGLMGIIGGITAIVLSKNKKNRILQWVLLVFGFLTGLLAVASTVGLSVSMVKAIIDKGKGLLTHCTYSVKDVGSSSITYECPFDPTRIYGTTIILWVPLIFMSMVETVFSFRCFAACTSFLYLCPCTRRRPIQARRVRIQRPIPAPTPVQDPEIGAEAEPAEQDELLDGGTGAELSQWL, encoded by the exons ATGGTTTACTTCG GAGTATGCTGCGCCAGCCTCAAGGACAACAAGGCCCTGATGAAGATGGGGCTGGGGCTGGTGCTGGTGGGCCATGTCAACTTTCTTCTTGGAGCCCTAGTGCACGGCGCCGTGCTCAGGCACATCAACGTGCACTCTCAGGCCCGCACCATGGTCTACGCCACCTCTAACGTCCTTGCCATTGTGGCAGGCCTGATG GGAATTATTGGAGGAATAACTGCCATTGTCTTGTccaaaaacaagaagaacaggatcttg CAGTGGGTCCTGTTGGTCTTCGGCTTCCTGACTGGTCTCTTGGCAGTTGCCTCCACCGTGGGCTTGTCGGTTTCTATGGTGAAAGCCATTATTGACAAAGGCAAAGGTCTGCTAACACACTGCACGTATTCTGTGAAAGACGTCGGCTCTTCCAGCATCACATACGAATGCCCCTTTGACCCCACACGTATCTAT GGGACCACAATCATTCTGTGGGTGCCCCTCATCTTTATGTCGATGGTGGAGACGGTGTTCTCCTTCCGCTGCTTCGCTGCCTGCACTTCATTCCTTTACCTCTGTCCGTGCACCAGGAGGAGGCCGATCCAGGCTAGAAGG GTGAGAATCCAAAGACCAATCCCAGCGCCCACACCGGTACAAGACCCAGAGATTGGTGCGGAAGCTGAGCCGGCGGAGCAGGATGAGCTGCTGGACGGCGGCACCGGAGCCGAGCTGAGTCAATGGCTCTGA
- the LOC118286006 gene encoding histone deacetylase 1 isoform X1: MALTSQGTKKKVCYYYDGDVGNYYYGQGHPMKPHRIRMTHNLLLNYGLYRKMEIYRPHKASGEEMTKYHSDDYIKFLRSIRPDNMSEYSKQMQRFNVGEDCPVFDGLFEFCQLSGGGSVAGAVKLNKQQTDIAINWAGGLHHAKKSEASGFCYVNDIVLAILELLKYHQRVLYIDIDIHHGDGVEEAFYTTDRVMTVSFHKYGEYFPGTGDLRDIGAGKGKYYAVNYPLRDGIDDESYEAIFKPIMAKVMEMYQPSAVVLQCGADSLSGDRLGCFNLTIKGHAKCVEYMKSFNLPLLMLGGGGYTIRNVARCWTYETAVALDSSIPNELPYNDYFEYFGPDFKLHISPSNMTNQNTNDYLEKIKQRLFENLRMLPHAPGVQMQAIPEDAVQEDSGDEEEDDPNKRISIRAHDKRIACEEEFSDSEDEGEGGRRNAASFKKAKRTKTEGEKEGEEKEKKGEEETKEVKAEEKVPEEEKMDTSKPKEESKTP; encoded by the exons ATGGCGCTCACTTCCcaaggaacaaagaaaaaagtttgctACTACTACGACG GTGATGTTGGCAATTATTACTATGGCCAGGGGCACCCCATGAAGCCCCACCGCATCCGCATGACACACAACCTGTTGCTCAACTATGGCCTCTACAGAAAGATGGAGATATAT CGTCCGCACAAAGCCAGCGGAGAGGAGATGACCAAGTACCACAGCGACGACTACATCAAATTCCTGCGCTCAATCCGACCAGACAACATGTCGGAGTACAGCAAACAAATGCAGAGAT TTAACGTGGGGGAGGACTGTCCGGTGTTTGACGGTCTATTTGAGTTCTGCCAGCTCTCCGGGGGGGGCTCTGTTG CCGGTGCagtgaagttgaacaaacagcagacagacatcGCCATCAACTGGGCTGGGGGCCTGCATCACGCCAAGAAGTCTGAGGCCTCTGGGTTTTGCTACGTCAACGACATCGTCCTGGCTATTCTGGAATTACTGAA GTACCACCAGAGAGTTCTGTACATAGATATTGACATCCACCATGGCGACGGTGTGGAGGAGGCCTTCTACACCACAGATCGTGTTATGACCGTTTCCTTCCACAAGTATGGAGAGTACTTCCCTGGCACAGGCGATCTGAGG GACATCGGTGCTGGAAAGGGGAAATATTACGCTGTGAATTATCCACTGAGAGATGGGATTGATGATGAGTCATATGAAGCCATTTTCAAACCT ATCATGGCCAAGGTGATGGAGATGTACCAGCCCAGCGCAGTGGTTCTGCAGTGTGGAGCCGATTCTTTGTCAGGAGACAGGCTCGGCTGCTTCAACCTGACCATCAAAG GTCATGCCAAGTGTGTGGAGTACATGAAGAGCTTCAACCTGCCTCTGTTGATGCTGGGTGGAGGAGGCTACACCATCCGTAACGTAGCACGCTGCTGGACATACGAAACTGCCGTAGCCCTCGATTCCTCCATCCCAAATG AGCTCCCATACAACGATTACTTTGAGTACTTTGGGCCGGACTTCAAGCTGCACATCAGCCCGTCCAACATGACCAACCAGAACACCAACGACTACCTGGAGAAGATCAA GCAGCGGCTGTTTGAGAACTTGCGGATGCTGCCTCACGCCCCGGGAGTTCAGATGCAGGCCATCCCTGAGGATGCTGTGCAGGAGGACAgcggagacgaggaggaagacgaccCCAACAAACGCATCTCCA TCCGTGCTCATGACAAGAGGATAGCATGTGAAGAGGAGTTCTCTGACTCCGAGGACGAAGGTGAAGGTGGACGCAGAAATGCAGCCAGCTTCAAGAAGGCCAAGCGAACCAAAAccgaaggagagaaggagggagaagaaaaggagaagaaaggtgaggaggaaacaaaag AAGTCAAAGCCGAGGAGAAGGTgccggaggaggagaaaatggacACATCAAA GCCAAAAGAGGAATCGAAGACACCTTGA
- the lck gene encoding tyrosine-protein kinase Lck, giving the protein MGCNCSSDYSDSDWIENLDEICEHCNCPIPPQSCNPYTDQLIPYHSQHSPPTSPLPDKLVVAIYSYEPNHDGDLGFEKGEKLKIINKDDPEWYLAESLTTGQQGYIPHNFVGMTRVETEPWFIKNISRNEAMRLLLAPGNTQGSYLIRESETTPGSYSLSIRDLDHNTGEGVKHYRIRNMDNGGFYITTRISFNSLKELIQHHSRDADGLCTKLVKPCQSRAPQKPWWQDEWEIPRESLKLEQKLGAGQFGEVWMGVYNNDRRVAIKNLKIGTMSVEAFLAEANMMKNLQHPRLVRLFAVVTQEPIYIVTEYMENGSLVDYLKTTEGSILPMNTLIDMASQVADGMAFIEGKNYIHRDLRAANILVSQELICKIADFGLARLIEDNEYTAREGAKFPIKWTAPEAINYGTFSIKSDVWSFGILLTEIVTYGRIPYPGMSNPEVIQNLERGYRMPKPENCPEGLYQVMGMCWKENQDDRPTFEYLRGLLEDFFTATERQYQE; this is encoded by the exons ATGGGATGTAACTGCAGTTCGGATTATTCGGACAGCGACTGGATTGAGAACTTGGATGAAATCTGTGAACATTGCAACTGTCCCATACCTCCCCAGTCATGCAACCCG TACACAGATCAGCTGATTCCTTACCATTCGCAACATTCACCACCTACATCACCTTTACCAG ACAAACTTGTGGTGGCCATATACAGCTATGAACCCAACCATGATGGTGACCTGGGCTTTGAGAAGGGAGAAAAACTCAAGATCATCAACAA GGATGATCCAGAGTGGTATCTGGCAGAGTCACTCACCACCGGCCAGCAGGGCTACATCCCGCACAACTTTGTTGGTATGACCAGAGTGGAGACGGAACC GTGGTTCATCAAGAACATCTCGAGAAACGAAGCCATGAGACTTCTCCTCGCTCCCGGGAACACGCAAGGCTCCTACCTGATTCGCGAGAGCGAGACAACCCCAG GGTCATACTCCTTATCGATCAGGGACCTGGACCACAACACGGGTGAAGGAGTCAAGCACTACAGGATCCGCAACATGGACAACGGTGGCTTCTACATCACAACTCGGATCTCCTTTAACTCGCTGAAGGAGCTCATCCAGCATCACTCAC GCGATGCCGATGGGTTGTGCACAAAACTGGTGAAGCCGTGTCAGTCGAGGGCGCCGCAGAAGCCCTGGTGGCAGGACGAATGGGAGATCCCTCGTGAGTCGCTGAAGCTGGAGCAGAAGCTCGGAGCGGGGCAGTTTGGAGAAGTCTGGATGG GCGTCTACAATAATGACAGGAGAGTGGCAATAAAGAACCTGAAGATAGGCACGATGTCGGTCGAAGCCTTCCTGGCCGAGGCCAACATGATGAAGAACCTGCAACATCCTCGCCTCGTCCGTCTCTTCGCTGTGGTTACCCAGGAGCCGATCTATATTGTGACGGAGTACATGGAGAACG GGAGCCTCGTGGATTACCTCAAAACCACAGAGGGAAGCATTTTGCCCATGAACACTCTGATAGACATGGCATCTCAG GTGGCTGATGGCATGGCCTTTATTGAGGGGAAAAATTACATTCATAGAGACCTGCGAGCCGCCAACATTCTGGTGTCTCAAGAGCTCATCTGTAAGATTGCCGACTTTGGACTTGCACGGCTCATTGAGGACAACGAGTACACAGCCAGAGAGG GTGCAAAGTTTCCTATCAAGTGGACTGCCCCTGAAGCTATCAACTACGGCACCTTCTCCATAAAATCCGATGTGTGGTCCTTCGGGATCCTCCTCACAGAGATAGTGACATATGGACGCATACCTTACCCTG GGATGTCCAACCCAGAGGTAATCCAGAACCTGGAGCGGGGCTACAGGATGCCAAAGCCAGAGAACTGTCCGGAGGGACTCTATCAAGTCATGGGGATGTGCTGGAAGGAAAACCAAGACGACAGACCCACCTTCGAGTACCTACGGGGCCTCCTGGAGGATTTCTTCACTGCCACAGAAAGACAGTACCAGGAATAA
- the tmem54a gene encoding transmembrane protein 54a isoform X3 has protein sequence MVYFGVCCASLKDNKALMKMGLGLVLVGHVNFLLGALVHGAVLRHINVHSQARTMVYATSNVLAIVAGLMGIIGGITAIVLSKNKKNRILWVLLVFGFLTGLLAVASTVGLSVSMVKAIIDKGKGLLTHCTYSVKDVGSSSITYECPFDPTRIYGTTIILWVPLIFMSMVETVFSFRCFAACTSFLYLCPCTRRRPIQARRVRIQRPIPAPTPVQDPEIGAEAEPAEQDELLDGGTGAELSQWL, from the exons ATGGTTTACTTCG GAGTATGCTGCGCCAGCCTCAAGGACAACAAGGCCCTGATGAAGATGGGGCTGGGGCTGGTGCTGGTGGGCCATGTCAACTTTCTTCTTGGAGCCCTAGTGCACGGCGCCGTGCTCAGGCACATCAACGTGCACTCTCAGGCCCGCACCATGGTCTACGCCACCTCTAACGTCCTTGCCATTGTGGCAGGCCTGATG GGAATTATTGGAGGAATAACTGCCATTGTCTTGTccaaaaacaagaagaacaggatcttg TGGGTCCTGTTGGTCTTCGGCTTCCTGACTGGTCTCTTGGCAGTTGCCTCCACCGTGGGCTTGTCGGTTTCTATGGTGAAAGCCATTATTGACAAAGGCAAAGGTCTGCTAACACACTGCACGTATTCTGTGAAAGACGTCGGCTCTTCCAGCATCACATACGAATGCCCCTTTGACCCCACACGTATCTAT GGGACCACAATCATTCTGTGGGTGCCCCTCATCTTTATGTCGATGGTGGAGACGGTGTTCTCCTTCCGCTGCTTCGCTGCCTGCACTTCATTCCTTTACCTCTGTCCGTGCACCAGGAGGAGGCCGATCCAGGCTAGAAGG GTGAGAATCCAAAGACCAATCCCAGCGCCCACACCGGTACAAGACCCAGAGATTGGTGCGGAAGCTGAGCCGGCGGAGCAGGATGAGCTGCTGGACGGCGGCACCGGAGCCGAGCTGAGTCAATGGCTCTGA
- the zpcx gene encoding zona pellucida protein C isoform X1 has protein sequence MGPVGIVLCIFFGHFVSVHSFPGFFDPPVPFPLERNFDFPPYHSIFSSWPAGSPDFHVLAELPPFTHVPGVQVFCDESQLSVLVDKRADGAALTAEDVQLGDGCYSNGERPHQYVFTYSVDECGTSHSFQNGLMMFTNNVHLNLKKPLSTWWQTPSTVQISCIPQRALARPRFSGSVAPAENGKSFSIKAENGKSFSIKAMKPSWTSAAESNVYKRGQAINLQVSAETGPERQLFIQSCSVSASPEPQSKPRRVVIMNKGCTAPLGSPHPVVQFVASRRGNVVNFALNTSYLISELYIHCSVHISDQGVNSGSKSCNYDIIQSRWEDLNGAVEVCECCSSKCEVPSVRHLPDDGRATVSTGPLVIVDKDIEMRSEPAVSEQQETRPASVIDSMLSDAPVTEDTIVSGASRSRSEFSSAPHGVVVVSRDPVARLTLWLPGKVQDTEHSNNIGSMSEDSLTVQLKANDVISNEFPDPQPSTSQMKPPTNEVEGQTINELKNDASLWDLNVPAMVDGWLIPGPPRQKGFGRSGVISTDVAQVDVPLPAEMAANDLNRIDFNQMGDELAQMQADAAVTTQGGTGDVQPVVRSKLQFSKGMDGTQTVSYEEEVVKQQEGKGAARRCGMDLLKRKLEPRQKGLRSAFLDLLRRMDKAE, from the exons ATGGGGCCCGTGGGGATAgttctttgcattttttttggacattttgtctCCGTTCACTCTTTTCCGGGATTCTTCGACCCCCCGGTGCCTTTTCCTCTCGAGAGAAACTTTGATTTCCCGCCGTATCACAGCATCTTCAGCTCCTGGCCGGCGGGCAGCCCCGACTTCCACGTGCTCGCCGAGTTGCCTCCCTTCACCCACGTTCCCGGAGTGCAGGTGTTCTGCGATGAATCCCAGCTCTCCGTGCTGGTCGATAAGAGAGCCGACGGCGCCGCGCTGACCGCTGAGGACGTACAGTTGGGCGATGGCTGCTATAGCAACGGCGAGCGACCGCACCAATATGTCTTCACGTACAGTGTGGACGAGTGTGGGACTTCACATTCG TTCCAAAATGGCCTGATGATGTTCACTAACAATGTCCACTTGAACCTCAAAAAACCTCTTTCCACCTGGTGGCAAACTCCTTCCACAGTGCAAATCTCCTGCATCCCACAGAG GGCTCTCGCTCGTCCACGCTTCTCTGGCTCGGTGGCACCTGCCGAGAACGGCAAGAGCTTCAGTATCAAAGCCGAGAATGGCAAGAGCTTCAGTATCAAAGCCATGAAGC CGTCCTGGACAAGTGCCGCAGAGTCGAATGTGTACAAGAGAGGGCAGGCGATCAACCTCCAGGTTTCTGCCGAGACTGGGCCCGAGCGGCAGCTTTTCATCCAGTCCTGCTCCGTCTCCGCGTCCCCCGAGCCTCAGAGTAAACCTCGACGCGTGGTCATAATGAACAAAGG GTGCACCGCCCCTTTGGGTTCTCCTCATCCAGTCGTGCAGTTCGTGGCCTCCCGCAGAGGGAATGTGGTTAATTTTGCCCTGAACACGTCTTATCTCATTTCTGAG CTTTACATCCACTGTAGTGTGCACATCTCTGACCAGGGTGTCAATTCTGGCTCCAAATCCTGCAACTACGACATAATCCAGTCAAG atGGGAAGACCTCAATGGAGCTGTTGAGGTCTGCGAGTGCTGTAGCTCAAAGTGTGAAGTGCCATCAGTCCGACACCTTCCTGATG ATGGCAGGGCTACAGTCAGCACTGGCCCGTTGGTGATTGTGGACAAGGACATTGAGATGAGGTCTGAGCCGGCTGTGTCTGAACAACAAGAAACCCGTCCTGCCTCCGTTATCGACTCCATGCTGTCTGATGCCCCAGTGACAGAGGACACTATTGTGTCTGGCGCTTCTCGATCAAGAAGCGAGTTCTCCTCTGCCCCACACGGTGTAGTGGTTGTGAGCCGGGACCCAGTTGCCAGACTGACGCTTTGGCTTCCTGGAAAGGTTCAGGATACTGAGCACAGCAACAATATTGGTTCCATGTCTGAAGACAGTCTGACAGTTCAGTTAAAGGCTAACGACGTCATATCAAATGAGTTTCCTGATCCACAACCTTCAACATCTCAAATGAAACCACCCACAAATGAGGTCGAAGGTCAAACCATAAATGAACTAAAAAACGATGCCTCATTGTGGGATCTGAATGTTCCTGCAATGGTCGATGGATGGCTGATTCCAGGACCTCCGAGACAAAAGGGGTTTGGAAGATCTGGAGTAATCAGCACAGACGTTGCACAAGTCGACGTCCCTCTGCCAGCTGAGATGGCTGCAAATGACCTGAACCGGATCGACTTCAACCAGATGGGAGATGAGCTGGCTCAAATGCAGGCGGACGCAGCCGTGACAACACAAGGAGGAACAGGTGACGTCCAACCAGTAGTTCGCTCAAAACTCCAGTTCTCCAAAGGCATGGATGGGACGCAGACGGTGAGTTATGAGGAGGAAGTGGTGAAGCAGCAAGAGGGAAAAGGTGCGGCCAGAAGATGTGGAATGGATTTGCTTAAAAGAAAACTGGAGCCCAGGCAGAAGGGGCTGCGCTCAGCTTTTCTGGATTTGTTGAG GAGGATGGACAAGGCAGAATAA
- the LOC118286006 gene encoding probable histone deacetylase 1-B isoform X2, with the protein MALTSQGTKKKVCYYYDGDVGNYYYGQGHPMKPHRIRMTHNLLLNYGLYRKMEIYRPHKASGEEMTKYHSDDYIKFLRSIRPDNMSEYSKQMQRFNVGEDCPVFDGLFEFCQLSGGGSVAGAVKLNKQQTDIAINWAGGLHHAKKSEASGFCYVNDIVLAILELLKYHQRVLYIDIDIHHGDGVEEAFYTTDRVMTVSFHKYGEYFPGTGDLRDIGAGKGKYYAVNYPLRDGIDDESYEAIFKPIMAKVMEMYQPSAVVLQCGADSLSGDRLGCFNLTIKGHAKCVEYMKSFNLPLLMLGGGGYTIRNVARCWTYETAVALDSSIPNELPYNDYFEYFGPDFKLHISPSNMTNQNTNDYLEKIKQRLFENLRMLPHAPGVQMQAIPEDAVQEDSGDEEEDDPNKRISIRAHDKRIACEEEFSDSEDEGEGGRRNAASFKKAKRTKTEGEKEGEEKEKKEVKAEEKVPEEEKMDTSKPKEESKTP; encoded by the exons ATGGCGCTCACTTCCcaaggaacaaagaaaaaagtttgctACTACTACGACG GTGATGTTGGCAATTATTACTATGGCCAGGGGCACCCCATGAAGCCCCACCGCATCCGCATGACACACAACCTGTTGCTCAACTATGGCCTCTACAGAAAGATGGAGATATAT CGTCCGCACAAAGCCAGCGGAGAGGAGATGACCAAGTACCACAGCGACGACTACATCAAATTCCTGCGCTCAATCCGACCAGACAACATGTCGGAGTACAGCAAACAAATGCAGAGAT TTAACGTGGGGGAGGACTGTCCGGTGTTTGACGGTCTATTTGAGTTCTGCCAGCTCTCCGGGGGGGGCTCTGTTG CCGGTGCagtgaagttgaacaaacagcagacagacatcGCCATCAACTGGGCTGGGGGCCTGCATCACGCCAAGAAGTCTGAGGCCTCTGGGTTTTGCTACGTCAACGACATCGTCCTGGCTATTCTGGAATTACTGAA GTACCACCAGAGAGTTCTGTACATAGATATTGACATCCACCATGGCGACGGTGTGGAGGAGGCCTTCTACACCACAGATCGTGTTATGACCGTTTCCTTCCACAAGTATGGAGAGTACTTCCCTGGCACAGGCGATCTGAGG GACATCGGTGCTGGAAAGGGGAAATATTACGCTGTGAATTATCCACTGAGAGATGGGATTGATGATGAGTCATATGAAGCCATTTTCAAACCT ATCATGGCCAAGGTGATGGAGATGTACCAGCCCAGCGCAGTGGTTCTGCAGTGTGGAGCCGATTCTTTGTCAGGAGACAGGCTCGGCTGCTTCAACCTGACCATCAAAG GTCATGCCAAGTGTGTGGAGTACATGAAGAGCTTCAACCTGCCTCTGTTGATGCTGGGTGGAGGAGGCTACACCATCCGTAACGTAGCACGCTGCTGGACATACGAAACTGCCGTAGCCCTCGATTCCTCCATCCCAAATG AGCTCCCATACAACGATTACTTTGAGTACTTTGGGCCGGACTTCAAGCTGCACATCAGCCCGTCCAACATGACCAACCAGAACACCAACGACTACCTGGAGAAGATCAA GCAGCGGCTGTTTGAGAACTTGCGGATGCTGCCTCACGCCCCGGGAGTTCAGATGCAGGCCATCCCTGAGGATGCTGTGCAGGAGGACAgcggagacgaggaggaagacgaccCCAACAAACGCATCTCCA TCCGTGCTCATGACAAGAGGATAGCATGTGAAGAGGAGTTCTCTGACTCCGAGGACGAAGGTGAAGGTGGACGCAGAAATGCAGCCAGCTTCAAGAAGGCCAAGCGAACCAAAAccgaaggagagaaggagggagaagaaaaggagaagaaag AAGTCAAAGCCGAGGAGAAGGTgccggaggaggagaaaatggacACATCAAA GCCAAAAGAGGAATCGAAGACACCTTGA
- the tmem54a gene encoding transmembrane protein 54a isoform X1, giving the protein MVYFGVCCASLKDNKALMKMGLGLVLVGHVNFLLGALVHGAVLRHINVHSQARTMVYATSNVLAIVAGLMGIIGGITAIVLSKNKKNRILVKKQTKKTAPLSMTQLRPPPFTTHICPSVAPVRTCPLFLTKRMQWVLLVFGFLTGLLAVASTVGLSVSMVKAIIDKGKGLLTHCTYSVKDVGSSSITYECPFDPTRIYGTTIILWVPLIFMSMVETVFSFRCFAACTSFLYLCPCTRRRPIQARRVRIQRPIPAPTPVQDPEIGAEAEPAEQDELLDGGTGAELSQWL; this is encoded by the exons ATGGTTTACTTCG GAGTATGCTGCGCCAGCCTCAAGGACAACAAGGCCCTGATGAAGATGGGGCTGGGGCTGGTGCTGGTGGGCCATGTCAACTTTCTTCTTGGAGCCCTAGTGCACGGCGCCGTGCTCAGGCACATCAACGTGCACTCTCAGGCCCGCACCATGGTCTACGCCACCTCTAACGTCCTTGCCATTGTGGCAGGCCTGATG GGAATTATTGGAGGAATAACTGCCATTGTCTTGTccaaaaacaagaagaacaggatcttggtaaaaaaacaaacaaaaaaaaccgcTCCCCTCTCAATGACACAGCTCCGCCCTCCTCCATTCACCACTCACATCTGTCCTTCTGTGGCTCCTGTCAGAACTTGCCCTCTGTTTCTGACTAAGCGCATG CAGTGGGTCCTGTTGGTCTTCGGCTTCCTGACTGGTCTCTTGGCAGTTGCCTCCACCGTGGGCTTGTCGGTTTCTATGGTGAAAGCCATTATTGACAAAGGCAAAGGTCTGCTAACACACTGCACGTATTCTGTGAAAGACGTCGGCTCTTCCAGCATCACATACGAATGCCCCTTTGACCCCACACGTATCTAT GGGACCACAATCATTCTGTGGGTGCCCCTCATCTTTATGTCGATGGTGGAGACGGTGTTCTCCTTCCGCTGCTTCGCTGCCTGCACTTCATTCCTTTACCTCTGTCCGTGCACCAGGAGGAGGCCGATCCAGGCTAGAAGG GTGAGAATCCAAAGACCAATCCCAGCGCCCACACCGGTACAAGACCCAGAGATTGGTGCGGAAGCTGAGCCGGCGGAGCAGGATGAGCTGCTGGACGGCGGCACCGGAGCCGAGCTGAGTCAATGGCTCTGA